One region of Schistocerca gregaria isolate iqSchGreg1 chromosome 7, iqSchGreg1.2, whole genome shotgun sequence genomic DNA includes:
- the LOC126281757 gene encoding 60S ribosomal protein L31 — MVKPKGEKKKSAINEVVTREYTVNLHKRLHGVGFKKRAPRAIKELRKFAVKQMGTPDVRIDTRLNKQVWSKGIRNVPFRMRVRLSRRRNDDEDSPNKLYTLVTFVPVPSFKGLQTENVDASQE, encoded by the exons ATGGTGAAGCCGAAAGGTGAGAAGAAGAAATCGGCGATCAACGAGGTAGTCACTCGGGAATACACAGTTAATTTGCACAAACGGCTTCATGGCGTTGGTTTTAAGAAGAGAGCACCGAGAGCCATTAAGGAACTTCGAAAATTCGCTGTTAAGCAAATGGGCACGCCTGATGTCCGAATTGACACAAGATTGAATAAGCAGGTGTGGTCCAAAGGCATAAG GAATGTTCCATTCCGCATGCGGGTTAGACTGTCGAGGCGGCGGAATGATGATGAAGATTCACCAAACAAATTGTACACTTTAGTTACTTTTGTACCTGTTCCATCCTTCAAGGGACTACAAACAGAAAATGTTGATGCCAGTCAAGAATAA